The following proteins come from a genomic window of Methanosarcina sp. MTP4:
- a CDS encoding pantoate kinase, whose amino-acid sequence MYEYENEGADVSAKAYAPGHITGFFQIHEHEDPHHKGSTGCGIVLNGGVTTEVKVGESVDETEIFLNGKRVEGKTTRTVIDLITDVPVRVKSWAEIPVGCGFGASGAGAIGAAYSLNRALSLNQTAKNLTEYAHVAEVVNRSGLGDIAAQSNGGVVIRLRPGGPFFGSVDRIPAPEAQVFCIVLGEISTDTVLSDGATASKINSAGRTAMSELLEKPTLENFMLHAKDFASKTGLLSDRARDVIEAVEAANCGYASQAMLGDTIFAVNPDGQEFELYETLEEFGEVLEFGISTCVPKLIVE is encoded by the coding sequence ATGTATGAATACGAAAATGAAGGGGCAGACGTTTCAGCAAAAGCTTATGCTCCCGGGCACATCACAGGTTTTTTTCAGATCCACGAGCATGAAGACCCACACCATAAAGGTTCTACCGGCTGTGGGATCGTCCTGAACGGGGGAGTGACCACCGAGGTAAAGGTGGGGGAATCGGTTGACGAAACCGAAATCTTCCTGAACGGGAAAAGAGTCGAAGGCAAAACCACCAGGACTGTGATCGATCTGATAACTGACGTACCTGTTAGGGTTAAAAGCTGGGCTGAAATTCCGGTGGGCTGCGGGTTTGGAGCTTCCGGAGCCGGGGCTATCGGAGCCGCTTATTCCCTCAACAGGGCGCTGTCCCTGAACCAAACGGCAAAAAATCTGACCGAATATGCCCATGTGGCTGAAGTAGTCAACAGGAGCGGACTCGGGGATATTGCAGCCCAGTCCAACGGAGGGGTGGTGATAAGGCTCAGGCCGGGAGGGCCTTTCTTTGGCAGTGTGGACAGGATTCCCGCACCTGAAGCTCAGGTCTTTTGCATCGTGCTGGGGGAAATTTCCACCGACACCGTGCTGAGCGACGGAGCTACAGCCAGCAAGATCAACTCAGCCGGGAGAACTGCAATGTCCGAACTGCTTGAAAAGCCCACCCTGGAGAACTTCATGCTCCATGCAAAGGACTTTGCCAGCAAAACAGGTCTCCTGAGCGACCGGGCAAGGGACGTTATCGAAGCTGTAGAAGCCGCAAACTGTGGGTATGCCTCCCAGGCAATGCTCGGGGATACGATTTTTGCAGTTAATCCCGACGGTCAGGAATTCGAGCTCTACGAAACCCTCGAGGAATTCGGAGAAGTCCTTGAATTCGGGATCAGCACCTGCGTACCAAAACTGATTGTTGAATAA
- a CDS encoding HD domain-containing protein — MELIEKTREFVTTFLEDEPSSHDMSHINRVEALCMEIREEEGGDPLVLHLAALLHDVGVIKEHEEGGDHAEYSAEIASEFLGKAGVPKKVIGEVTYCIRTHRFSGGHSPKTIEARILQDADRLDALGAIGIFRAVLSMGALRMLKHTTGIDKGASKKTVYKKDPVAGFNEYMHYKPFTIPEKLNTDSAKRIGEERLKIMRLYLEALNRESGLERNIP, encoded by the coding sequence ATGGAACTGATCGAAAAGACCCGGGAATTCGTGACCACTTTCCTTGAAGATGAGCCGAGTTCCCATGACATGTCCCACATCAACAGGGTGGAAGCCCTCTGCATGGAAATCCGGGAAGAAGAAGGCGGGGACCCCTTGGTCCTCCACCTGGCAGCCCTGCTCCACGATGTGGGAGTAATAAAGGAACATGAAGAGGGAGGGGACCACGCCGAGTACAGCGCGGAAATTGCTTCTGAATTCCTTGGAAAAGCAGGCGTCCCGAAAAAGGTGATAGGAGAAGTGACATACTGCATCCGGACCCACCGCTTCAGCGGAGGGCACAGCCCAAAAACCATCGAAGCCCGGATATTGCAGGACGCCGACAGGCTCGATGCCCTGGGAGCTATTGGGATTTTCAGGGCGGTCCTTTCCATGGGAGCCCTCAGGATGCTCAAGCACACCACGGGAATCGATAAGGGAGCGTCCAAAAAAACCGTGTACAAAAAAGACCCTGTTGCCGGCTTTAACGAATACATGCACTACAAGCCCTTCACAATTCCCGAAAAACTGAATACTGATTCCGCAAAAAGGATCGGCGAAGAAAGGCTGAAGATCATGCGCCTTTACCTTGAGGCCCTGAACCGGGAATCAGGACTGGAAAGGAACATTCCCTGA
- the coaBC gene encoding bifunctional phosphopantothenoylcysteine decarboxylase/phosphopantothenate--cysteine ligase CoaBC — MQNTQHIQNTHPTLWIQGQKSSSLTGKTVVLGVTGSIAAVRVVELARELIRNGAEVHAVMTDAARHILHPDAMYYATGNPVITELGGRVEHVEFCGLKGRADLLLIAPATANTIGKIAHGIDDTSVTSFATTALGSNVQVMIVPAMHESMYRHPAVVENIRKLKGWGIPFVGPKIEEGIAKISPNEEIILETERALCGEELKGKRILITSGSTAESLDPIRILTNRASGKTGRELALEAYRKGAEVTLVHRDRLGFSGIMEIFAESAEEMTEAVQKELEKGYDVLISSAAIADYTVEQAPEKIKSGGELELKLRPTRKVIKECRERHPALLIVGFKAETGVPKEELLRRAAATLESSKLDMIAANDVLKGGMGTEENEIYLIRKGKCDPLHVSGNKRKIAASILKEVAGILIPQK, encoded by the coding sequence ATTCAAAATACCCAACATATTCAAAATACTCACCCGACACTCTGGATTCAGGGGCAGAAAAGTTCTTCCCTGACCGGAAAAACTGTTGTCCTCGGAGTGACTGGCAGCATTGCAGCTGTCAGGGTGGTGGAACTTGCTCGGGAACTGATCCGGAATGGGGCGGAAGTCCATGCGGTCATGACCGATGCGGCCAGGCACATTCTTCATCCCGACGCCATGTACTATGCCACCGGGAACCCGGTGATTACGGAACTGGGAGGCAGGGTCGAACATGTGGAATTTTGCGGGCTCAAAGGAAGGGCAGACCTCCTCCTGATAGCCCCCGCAACCGCAAATACCATAGGGAAAATCGCTCACGGGATCGACGACACATCAGTCACATCCTTTGCTACAACGGCACTTGGCTCAAACGTCCAGGTCATGATCGTTCCAGCAATGCACGAGTCCATGTACCGGCACCCTGCAGTTGTGGAAAACATCCGGAAACTAAAAGGGTGGGGAATTCCCTTCGTGGGGCCCAAAATCGAAGAGGGGATTGCGAAAATTTCCCCTAACGAAGAAATAATACTTGAAACGGAAAGGGCACTTTGCGGGGAAGAGTTAAAAGGGAAGCGAATCCTCATCACAAGCGGTTCCACTGCTGAAAGTCTTGATCCGATCCGCATTCTTACAAACCGTGCCTCCGGAAAAACGGGGAGGGAACTCGCCCTTGAAGCCTACCGGAAGGGGGCGGAAGTCACCCTCGTGCACCGGGACAGGCTCGGTTTTTCCGGGATTATGGAAATTTTTGCCGAAAGCGCTGAGGAAATGACCGAAGCCGTACAAAAAGAGCTGGAAAAAGGGTACGACGTCCTGATAAGCTCGGCTGCCATTGCCGATTACACCGTCGAACAGGCTCCAGAAAAAATTAAATCCGGAGGGGAGCTTGAACTGAAACTGCGACCCACCCGCAAAGTTATAAAGGAATGCCGGGAAAGGCACCCCGCTCTTTTGATCGTGGGCTTTAAAGCCGAAACCGGAGTCCCGAAAGAAGAACTGCTCCGAAGAGCAGCCGCAACTCTGGAAAGTTCAAAGCTGGACATGATAGCTGCAAACGACGTCTTGAAAGGCGGAATGGGCACGGAAGAGAACGAAATTTACCTTATAAGGAAGGGGAAATGCGACCCTCTCCATGTAAGCGGAAACAAGCGAAAAATCGCGGCCTCTATCCTGAAAGAGGTAGCCGGGATTCTGATTCCGCAAAAATGA
- a CDS encoding adenosylhomocysteinase, whose product MNEKELIESGNMKMEWARNHMPVLAIIREQFIEEKPLKGHTIGMALHVEAKTAVLVETLAAGGAKVAITGCNPLSTQDDVAMALDTRENVSCFSRYGCSSQEYYDAIDKVLDFEPDITIDDGADLIFKLHMERTDLLPNILGGCEETTTGVHRLHAMDKEGALKMPVIAVNDAMTKYLFDNRYGTGQSAWDGINRTTNLLVAGKNVVVGGYGWCGRGVAMRAAGLGANVIVTEVDPIRALEARMDGYRPMKMSEAAKLGDIFVTTTGNRDILTAEHFKVMRDGAILANSGHFNVEIDMEALASLAKSVRTVRQNIKEYDIGNRRINVIADGRLVNLAAGDGHPAEVMDMSFADQALCVRHIAENKLLNGVHRVPLELDTYVAKLKLESMGISIDEFTREQEKYMNGWECGT is encoded by the coding sequence ATGAACGAGAAAGAACTCATAGAATCCGGGAACATGAAGATGGAATGGGCCAGGAACCACATGCCTGTGCTCGCAATTATCAGGGAACAGTTCATAGAAGAAAAACCCCTGAAAGGACACACCATCGGGATGGCCCTCCACGTGGAAGCAAAGACCGCTGTCCTGGTGGAAACCCTTGCAGCAGGAGGAGCAAAAGTAGCGATCACGGGCTGCAACCCTTTAAGCACCCAGGACGACGTCGCCATGGCGCTTGACACCAGGGAAAACGTTTCCTGTTTTTCAAGATACGGGTGCAGTTCCCAGGAGTATTACGACGCCATTGACAAAGTGCTGGACTTCGAACCCGATATCACCATCGATGACGGGGCAGACCTGATATTCAAGCTCCACATGGAAAGGACCGACCTCCTCCCCAACATCCTGGGAGGCTGTGAGGAGACCACAACAGGGGTCCACAGGCTGCATGCGATGGATAAAGAAGGGGCCCTGAAAATGCCCGTTATTGCCGTAAACGACGCCATGACAAAGTACCTCTTTGACAACCGCTACGGGACAGGGCAGTCAGCCTGGGACGGGATCAACCGGACCACAAACCTCCTGGTAGCCGGCAAAAACGTGGTCGTGGGTGGCTACGGCTGGTGCGGAAGGGGAGTTGCCATGCGGGCAGCAGGTCTCGGGGCAAACGTCATCGTCACGGAAGTCGATCCCATCAGGGCTCTTGAAGCCAGGATGGACGGGTACAGGCCCATGAAAATGAGTGAAGCTGCAAAGCTCGGGGATATTTTCGTGACCACCACCGGAAACAGGGATATCCTTACCGCAGAACACTTCAAGGTCATGCGGGACGGGGCAATCCTTGCAAACTCCGGGCACTTCAACGTGGAAATTGACATGGAAGCCCTGGCATCCCTTGCAAAATCCGTCAGGACCGTCCGGCAGAACATCAAGGAATACGATATCGGGAACCGCCGGATTAACGTAATCGCCGATGGCAGGCTCGTGAACCTTGCAGCAGGCGACGGGCACCCTGCCGAAGTCATGGACATGAGCTTTGCCGACCAGGCCCTCTGCGTCCGCCACATCGCCGAAAACAAGCTTTTGAACGGTGTCCACCGGGTCCCCCTGGAGCTCGATACCTACGTTGCAAAACTAAAGCTCGAGTCCATGGGCATCAGCATAGACGAATTCACCCGGGAACAGGAAAAGTACATGAATGGTTGGGAGTGCGGGACGTAA
- a CDS encoding DNA-directed RNA polymerase subunit H, whose product MIKFSLLDHELVPKHEIMSEGELKSVLSKYSIEKEQLPKIKVHDPVIKEIGATVGEVVKIAKKSHTAGEADYYRLVIE is encoded by the coding sequence TTGATAAAATTCAGCCTGCTCGACCATGAGTTAGTCCCTAAACATGAGATCATGTCTGAGGGCGAGTTAAAGTCTGTTTTAAGCAAGTATTCCATTGAAAAGGAGCAACTGCCAAAAATTAAAGTTCATGACCCTGTTATAAAAGAGATCGGAGCCACAGTAGGGGAAGTTGTAAAGATTGCGAAAAAGAGTCATACTGCAGGGGAGGCAGACTATTACAGGCTCGTAATTGAGTGA
- a CDS encoding 4-phosphopantoate--beta-alanine ligase, with amino-acid sequence MTDIPPDHPRYESLLAREKVAAGVKMGFTSIQGLIAQGRGESFDYLLGERSTESALYAERAAVAALLLAENPVISVNGNVAALAPEKVVALADLTGAKIEVNLFHRTETRMHLIIEQLKACGASEVLGKNPDASLDLSHDRRLVESRGIYSADVVLVPLEDGDRCEKLVEMEKIVITIDLNPLSRTSRMATISIVDNLTRALGNMAKFAGEMRNERKDELVNLITSYDNKKVLSEAISEIQEHLKNLAAEVEY; translated from the coding sequence ATGACTGACATACCCCCAGACCACCCGAGGTACGAATCCCTGCTCGCCCGTGAAAAGGTTGCAGCCGGAGTAAAGATGGGATTTACCAGCATCCAGGGGCTGATCGCCCAGGGAAGAGGTGAGAGCTTCGACTATTTGCTGGGTGAACGGAGCACGGAATCAGCTCTCTATGCCGAGCGAGCGGCCGTGGCTGCCCTTCTCCTGGCAGAGAATCCTGTGATCTCCGTAAACGGAAACGTTGCGGCTCTTGCTCCGGAAAAGGTTGTTGCCCTGGCAGACCTTACCGGGGCAAAGATTGAGGTTAACCTCTTTCACAGGACCGAGACCAGGATGCACCTGATCATCGAACAGCTAAAGGCCTGCGGGGCCTCTGAGGTACTCGGGAAAAACCCGGATGCCAGCCTTGACCTTTCCCATGATAGGAGGTTGGTTGAGAGCAGAGGTATCTACAGCGCAGACGTCGTGCTCGTGCCCCTTGAAGATGGCGACCGCTGTGAGAAACTGGTGGAAATGGAAAAAATTGTCATAACAATCGACTTAAACCCCCTTTCCCGGACCTCCAGGATGGCCACGATCTCAATTGTAGATAACCTTACCCGGGCTCTCGGGAACATGGCAAAGTTTGCAGGGGAAATGAGAAACGAAAGGAAGGATGAACTTGTAAACCTGATCACGTCTTACGACAACAAAAAGGTCCTTTCCGAAGCCATATCCGAAATCCAGGAACACCTCAAAAACCTGGCTGCAGAAGTGGAATATTGA
- a CDS encoding prohibitin family protein, giving the protein MDLNDDWEDKGNSRPINPLNKIPESIGPIIRIIAIIFTILIVFSVAFGSIFVSIGAGEVGVKFSQFGGVQPDELGEGLHIVPPWISVTKYSVQSQVYTMSSQASEGERVGDDRINALTSEGLTLGMDISIRYRLIPADASSVHQKLGPSYAEKILRPTIKSVIREVVSKHTAMEIYGTQRQLVAEEMQNELEARLSDDGFIVEEVLLRNVKLPERVATAIEEKLQADQEAQRMIFVKQKEELEAERKIIESNGVANATIIRARGEAESLRIINEEIKKNPDLINYKYIQMLEGQDLQTMIVPTDQGIILDATNA; this is encoded by the coding sequence ATGGATCTTAATGACGACTGGGAAGACAAAGGCAACTCAAGACCGATTAACCCGCTTAATAAAATACCTGAATCTATAGGCCCGATTATCCGCATAATTGCGATAATCTTCACGATCCTTATCGTCTTTTCCGTAGCCTTTGGGTCGATTTTCGTATCCATTGGTGCAGGAGAGGTAGGAGTGAAATTCAGCCAGTTCGGAGGGGTACAGCCCGATGAACTCGGAGAAGGGTTGCACATTGTACCGCCCTGGATATCGGTAACCAAGTATTCCGTGCAGAGCCAGGTCTATACTATGAGTTCTCAGGCTTCTGAAGGGGAAAGGGTAGGAGATGACCGGATCAATGCCCTAACCTCTGAAGGTTTGACCCTTGGCATGGATATTTCGATCCGTTACAGACTGATTCCTGCAGATGCAAGCAGTGTGCACCAGAAACTTGGTCCCTCTTATGCCGAAAAGATCCTGCGGCCTACTATCAAGTCCGTGATCAGAGAAGTGGTCTCAAAGCATACGGCAATGGAAATTTACGGGACGCAGAGGCAGCTTGTGGCAGAAGAGATGCAAAACGAGCTTGAAGCTCGCCTGAGTGATGACGGGTTCATTGTCGAAGAAGTCCTGCTCCGGAACGTGAAGCTCCCGGAAAGGGTTGCAACGGCAATCGAAGAGAAACTCCAGGCTGACCAGGAAGCCCAGAGGATGATTTTCGTGAAACAGAAGGAAGAACTCGAGGCTGAGAGGAAGATCATCGAATCCAATGGGGTAGCCAATGCCACGATCATCAGAGCTCGCGGGGAAGCTGAATCCCTCAGGATCATCAATGAGGAAATCAAGAAAAACCCTGACCTCATCAACTACAAATATATTCAGATGCTTGAAGGCCAGGACCTCCAGACCATGATCGTCCCGACCGACCAGGGGATCATCCTGGATGCCACGAACGCGTAA
- a CDS encoding PocR ligand-binding domain-containing protein translates to MRGNLRKSGIDIIGDVPWGTHFCQFYQTKEDLTEILVPYFKAGLENNEFCMWVTSEPLDAEDAKETLRRAVPDVDVYLEKGQIRIISYIDWCMKDGVFDSEKVINQWVEKIEQSLSSGYDGLRMTGNISWLEKKDWKDFVDYEKDGDRIISNYRIVALCTYCLDRCNASEIIDVVTNHQFALIKRGGEWDQIESSRQKRVQEELFQSEQRVRLKLESVLSPDGEMEKLELSDIINSREIQSLMDDFYEFVHIAMALVDLKGNVLVGVGWQDICTKFHRVHPEACKHCVESDTKLTAGVAPGEFKLYRCKNNMWDIATPIMVGGQHIGNLFSGQFFFEGETPDYELFRAQARQYDFNEGEYTTALDKVPRLSREAVDTSMAFLMKLAHMISQLSYSNIKLTRTLAERDTLVDALTKSEEKYRNFMETANEGIWILDTEPRTTYVNEKMAEMLGHSQEAIIGKSVRDFTDEEGKAIFELNMEKRRQGINESHEFKLLRKDCLPLWVLVNSKALFDKDGKFTGSISMLTDITKRKEAEAKLKEAYESSEKLVEERTTQLKEAYNSLKESERGLAEAQKMAHIGNWEWDIATDKTYWSEEMYRIFERDPKKLAPSYNEYLSYIHPDDQDYYENGLKIAVTGSPFRIDYRIVLDNGEERIVHLESEFILNNINIPVRIKGIVQDITERKKVEKTLENLETARKKEIHHRIKNNLQVISSLLDLQAEKFNNRECVEDSEVLKAFRESQDRVMSIALIHEELHEGKGNNTLNFSPYLKRLSRNLFQTYRLENADTRLNVDLEENIFFDMDTAVPLGIIISELVSNSLKHAFQGRDRGVIQIKLCREETAGCTNNAGCISNSNIKGSKKEGSKGANFVLTVSDNGVGMPENFNPENSDTLGIQLVSILVGQLDGELELKRDSGTKFIIRFTVAEKSNNLHL, encoded by the coding sequence ATGAGAGGAAACCTGAGAAAATCCGGTATTGACATTATAGGAGATGTACCCTGGGGGACACACTTCTGCCAGTTTTACCAGACAAAAGAAGATTTAACGGAGATACTTGTCCCTTACTTCAAAGCAGGGCTGGAAAATAACGAATTCTGTATGTGGGTCACATCAGAGCCTCTTGATGCAGAAGACGCAAAAGAAACCCTTAGAAGGGCTGTTCCGGATGTTGATGTTTACCTGGAGAAGGGGCAAATCAGAATTATTTCTTACATTGATTGGTGTATGAAAGATGGAGTTTTCGATTCGGAGAAGGTAATAAACCAGTGGGTCGAAAAAATCGAGCAATCCCTGTCCAGTGGCTATGACGGTTTGAGGATGACGGGGAACATTTCCTGGCTGGAAAAAAAGGATTGGAAGGATTTCGTTGATTATGAAAAAGACGGAGACAGAATTATCAGTAACTACCGGATCGTGGCTCTCTGCACCTATTGCCTTGACAGGTGCAACGCAAGCGAGATTATCGACGTGGTCACAAACCATCAATTTGCTTTGATTAAAAGGGGAGGGGAATGGGATCAGATAGAAAGCTCCAGGCAAAAAAGGGTGCAAGAGGAGCTTTTCCAGAGCGAACAGCGCGTCAGGCTGAAGCTGGAGAGTGTTCTCTCGCCTGATGGGGAGATGGAGAAACTGGAACTTTCTGATATCATTAATTCCCGGGAGATCCAGTCCCTCATGGATGATTTTTATGAGTTTGTACATATTGCCATGGCCCTGGTCGATCTCAAAGGTAACGTTCTGGTAGGCGTTGGATGGCAGGATATCTGCACTAAATTCCATAGGGTCCACCCCGAAGCCTGCAAGCACTGCGTAGAAAGCGACACAAAGCTGACTGCAGGGGTTGCCCCTGGAGAGTTTAAGCTGTACAGGTGCAAGAACAATATGTGGGACATAGCGACCCCAATCATGGTGGGAGGCCAGCACATCGGCAATCTCTTTTCAGGGCAGTTCTTTTTTGAGGGCGAGACTCCGGACTATGAGCTATTCCGGGCCCAGGCAAGGCAATACGATTTCAACGAGGGGGAATATACAACAGCGCTTGATAAAGTTCCACGGCTAAGCAGGGAGGCGGTGGACACATCTATGGCCTTCTTAATGAAGCTTGCTCACATGATCTCACAGCTAAGCTACAGCAATATCAAGTTGACCCGGACACTGGCGGAACGTGATACCCTGGTGGATGCGCTTACGAAGAGTGAGGAAAAGTACCGCAATTTCATGGAGACAGCTAACGAAGGTATATGGATACTTGATACTGAACCCAGGACCACTTATGTTAATGAGAAAATGGCAGAGATGTTAGGACACAGTCAAGAAGCAATTATTGGTAAATCTGTAAGGGATTTTACCGATGAAGAGGGAAAGGCTATTTTCGAGCTGAATATGGAAAAAAGGCGGCAGGGTATCAATGAGAGCCATGAATTCAAATTACTACGTAAAGATTGCTTACCTTTGTGGGTTCTTGTAAATTCAAAAGCCCTTTTTGATAAGGATGGAAAGTTTACTGGTTCTATTAGCATGCTTACTGATATCACTAAGCGAAAAGAAGCAGAAGCCAAGTTGAAAGAAGCATATGAAAGTTCTGAAAAGTTAGTTGAAGAACGAACAACTCAGCTTAAGGAGGCTTATAACTCGTTAAAAGAAAGTGAAAGAGGTCTTGCTGAAGCTCAAAAAATGGCTCATATTGGAAACTGGGAGTGGGATATTGCAACTGATAAAACATACTGGTCTGAGGAAATGTATCGTATTTTCGAACGTGATCCCAAAAAATTAGCACCGTCTTACAATGAATATTTAAGCTACATACATCCCGATGACCAGGACTACTATGAGAATGGCCTTAAAATAGCTGTAACTGGAAGTCCCTTTAGAATTGATTACAGGATTGTCTTAGATAATGGAGAAGAACGTATAGTCCACCTTGAATCGGAATTTATTTTGAATAATATAAATATCCCTGTTCGAATAAAAGGAATAGTTCAGGATATCACCGAACGAAAAAAAGTTGAAAAAACTCTGGAAAATCTTGAGACTGCCCGCAAAAAGGAAATTCATCACAGGATCAAGAATAACCTGCAGGTAATCTCCTCCCTTCTTGACCTTCAGGCTGAAAAGTTCAACAACAGAGAATGTGTTGAGGATTCGGAAGTTCTGAAAGCTTTCAGGGAAAGCCAGGACAGGGTAATGTCCATTGCCCTGATCCACGAAGAACTGCACGAAGGCAAAGGCAACAATACACTTAATTTTTCACCATACCTGAAGAGGCTTTCCAGGAACCTTTTCCAGACTTACAGACTTGAAAATGCCGATACAAGATTGAATGTCGATCTGGAGGAAAACATTTTCTTTGACATGGATACAGCAGTTCCATTGGGCATAATCATTAGCGAACTTGTTTCAAACTCCCTCAAACACGCATTTCAAGGCAGGGATAGAGGGGTAATCCAGATTAAACTTTGCAGGGAAGAAACTGCAGGATGTACAAACAATGCAGGATGTATAAGCAATAGCAATATAAAGGGAAGCAAGAAAGAAGGGAGTAAAGGCGCTAATTTTGTTCTAACAGTTTCGGATAATGGGGTGGGTATGCCTGAAAACTTTAATCCGGAAAATTCTGATACTCTTGGAATACAACTGGTGTCCATTCTGGTAGGTCAGTTAGATGGCGAACTTGAGTTAAAAAGAGATTCCGGAACAAAGTTCATTATAAGGTTCACAGTAGCAGAAAAGAGTAATAATCTTCATCTGTAA
- a CDS encoding amidohydrolase family protein, which produces MADIIIKNAYVLTMDPEAGDLKQGCVVVEDGKITEIGESTGESADTVIDAKGSVLMPGLVNTHTHAGMTLFRGYADDLQLAEWLQGHIWPAEAQLQASDVYAGTLLACLEMIRSGTTSFADMYFFMDETAKAVDEAGLRAALSHGMIELWNEEKGAADLKEGKRFVREWKGAASGRITPMYGPHAPNTCSKEFLTKVREEANKDGVGIHIHVLETEAELNEMKGRYGKCSVNMLEDIGFFGPDVLAAHCVWLSDGDIEILRKRGVNVSHNAVSNMKLASGIAPIHKMLDKGVNVTLGTDGCASNNNLDLFGEMKTAALLHKVNTFDPTVLPARKVLEMATVNGAKVLDPETGMLKVGKKADMILVDMKKPHLTPCFDVPSHLVYSASGCDVRTTIADGKVLMDDYKVLALDEEKVIEEARKAAEALVDRVNA; this is translated from the coding sequence ATGGCTGACATAATCATAAAGAACGCTTACGTTTTAACGATGGACCCTGAGGCAGGCGACCTCAAGCAGGGATGCGTTGTAGTCGAAGACGGAAAGATTACGGAAATAGGAGAAAGTACGGGAGAAAGTGCCGACACAGTAATCGATGCAAAAGGCTCGGTGCTGATGCCCGGACTCGTAAACACCCATACCCACGCGGGGATGACCCTTTTCCGGGGCTACGCCGATGACCTCCAGCTTGCCGAATGGCTCCAGGGACACATCTGGCCGGCTGAAGCCCAGCTCCAGGCTTCGGATGTTTACGCAGGCACACTGCTCGCCTGCCTGGAGATGATCAGGTCAGGGACAACCTCTTTTGCTGACATGTACTTCTTCATGGACGAAACCGCAAAAGCTGTGGACGAAGCCGGGCTTCGGGCTGCCCTTTCCCACGGCATGATCGAGCTCTGGAATGAAGAGAAGGGAGCAGCCGACCTCAAGGAAGGCAAGCGCTTTGTCCGGGAATGGAAAGGGGCAGCCAGCGGTAGGATCACTCCTATGTACGGGCCCCACGCCCCGAACACCTGCTCGAAAGAGTTCCTCACGAAAGTCAGGGAAGAAGCAAACAAAGACGGGGTTGGCATCCACATCCACGTCCTGGAAACCGAAGCCGAGCTTAACGAGATGAAAGGGCGCTACGGGAAGTGTTCCGTGAACATGCTCGAAGACATCGGCTTTTTCGGCCCGGACGTGCTTGCAGCCCACTGTGTCTGGCTCTCGGACGGGGACATTGAAATCCTGAGGAAGAGGGGAGTCAACGTCTCCCACAATGCAGTAAGCAACATGAAACTGGCTTCCGGAATCGCTCCCATCCACAAGATGCTCGATAAAGGGGTAAACGTCACCCTGGGGACCGACGGCTGCGCCTCCAACAACAACCTGGACCTTTTCGGGGAGATGAAAACCGCTGCCCTCCTCCACAAGGTAAACACCTTTGACCCGACAGTTCTTCCTGCACGGAAGGTGCTGGAGATGGCAACCGTAAACGGGGCAAAGGTCCTCGACCCCGAGACCGGCATGCTGAAAGTCGGGAAGAAAGCGGACATGATCCTTGTGGATATGAAAAAACCGCACCTGACCCCCTGTTTCGACGTGCCTTCGCACCTTGTGTACTCCGCAAGTGGCTGCGACGTCCGGACCACGATTGCGGACGGGAAAGTCCTGATGGACGATTACAAAGTGCTTGCACTTGATGAAGAAAAGGTAATCGAAGAAGCCCGGAAAGCCGCTGAAGCCCTTGTGGACAGGGTCAACGCCTGA